The genome window GATCTGGTAAGATCGTTATCCAATTAAATGGTAGACTAAATAAAGTAGGTGTTATTTCTCCAAGATTTAACGTCAAAATTTCGGagattgaaaaatggactgaaaatttattacctGCCAGACAATTTGGTTATGTTATTTTAACTACTTCTGCTGGTATTATGGACCACGAAGAAGCTAGAAGAAAACATGTCTCTGGTAAGATTTTAGGTTTCGTCTACTAGatctatataattttactgaaatacttatatataaattcaattcgttttaatacaataaaaatatcataaatctaaatttgaatatattaaaa of Tetrapisispora phaffii CBS 4417 chromosome 6, complete genome contains these proteins:
- the TPHA0F01140 gene encoding 40S ribosomal protein uS8 (similar to Saccharomyces cerevisiae RPS22B (YLR367W); ancestral locus Anc_4.213), with product MTRTSVLADALNAINNAEKAGKRQVMIRPSSKVIIKFLQVVQKHGYIGEFEYIDDHRSGKIVIQLNGRLNKVGVISPRFNVKISEIEKWTENLLPARQFGYVILTTSAGIMDHEEARRKHVSGKILGFVY